From a single Candidatus Nanopelagicales bacterium genomic region:
- a CDS encoding energy-coupling factor transporter transmembrane component T, with the protein MSATFAPRLLHPGAWWLWALGLATAAARTTNPLLLLLIAAVAGLVVSERRVPGPWSRSYTAFLKFGLLVIVIRVVFEMVFGATDVGRPLVVLPQIALPSWMAGVQLGGVVTWDGFLLAVFEGMRLAAILMCVGAANSLVNPSRLLRIVPAALYEAGVAVVVCMTVAPTLVTDAARIRRARRLRGRPSRGLRVWGQMALPLFSGALERSVSLAASMDARGYGRTGNVPAKSRHLTSALVVGGLLGVLIGLYGLLQGGTPGVAGTGLLGWPMLIVGAALAAGASLLAGGRIARTRYRPDPWRAPEWLVTVSGLVPAVVFVGFGSTAELLGPASPPGWPALPVLPALAVLVAALPVVVAPPLPRPAQQTPSRVREVPA; encoded by the coding sequence GTGTCCGCCACCTTCGCCCCCCGACTGCTGCATCCCGGTGCGTGGTGGCTGTGGGCGCTGGGGCTCGCGACTGCCGCGGCACGCACCACCAATCCCCTCTTGTTGCTGTTGATCGCTGCCGTCGCCGGGCTGGTTGTCAGTGAGCGCAGGGTCCCGGGGCCATGGTCGCGGTCATACACCGCGTTCTTGAAGTTCGGGCTGCTGGTTATCGTCATTCGGGTGGTCTTCGAGATGGTCTTCGGTGCCACGGATGTCGGGCGCCCACTGGTCGTTCTGCCGCAGATTGCTTTGCCGAGTTGGATGGCGGGGGTCCAACTGGGAGGGGTCGTCACCTGGGACGGATTCCTGTTGGCGGTCTTCGAGGGCATGCGGCTTGCGGCCATCTTGATGTGTGTCGGAGCGGCGAACTCCTTGGTGAATCCGAGTCGACTGCTGCGTATCGTTCCGGCCGCACTCTATGAGGCTGGTGTCGCGGTCGTGGTGTGCATGACGGTGGCCCCCACGCTCGTCACGGATGCCGCCCGAATCCGGCGGGCGCGACGGTTGCGCGGGCGACCTAGTCGCGGCTTGCGGGTGTGGGGGCAGATGGCTCTTCCGCTGTTCTCGGGTGCGCTGGAACGTTCCGTGTCGCTGGCCGCTTCTATGGATGCCCGCGGCTACGGGCGCACCGGAAACGTCCCGGCGAAGTCTCGTCACCTGACCTCGGCACTGGTGGTGGGTGGGCTGCTCGGAGTGCTGATCGGGCTGTACGGCCTGCTGCAGGGCGGAACACCCGGAGTCGCCGGCACGGGCCTGCTCGGTTGGCCGATGCTGATCGTCGGCGCCGCACTGGCGGCCGGAGCGTCGCTCTTGGCGGGCGGTCGCATCGCCCGCACGCGCTACCGCCCGGACCCGTGGCGCGCCCCGGAGTGGCTCGTGACGGTCAGTGGACTTGTGCCCGCCGTGGTGTTCGTCGGTTTCGGGTCGACAGCGGAACTGTTGGGTCCGGCATCACCGCCGGGCTGGCCCGCCCTGCCGGTACTGCCCGCGCTGGCGGTCCTGGTCGCGGCCTTGCCTGTAGTCGTGGCACCACCATTGCCGCGGCCGGCGCAGCAGACGCCGTCACGGGTGCGGGAGGTGCCCGCGTGA
- a CDS encoding thioesterase family protein — protein MAVFHTEVALRWGDMDALGHVNNAATLTLLEEGRVRLLAEARQALRPDFGLVVGRHEIDYLRPLYYAIEPVAMDVWVDRIGTASFTFGCEIRDASGEVAVRAQTVVVCIVRDGSGSMPLPQAARDALARYLI, from the coding sequence ATGGCGGTCTTCCACACCGAGGTCGCGTTGCGCTGGGGGGACATGGATGCACTCGGTCACGTCAACAACGCCGCCACCTTGACTCTGCTCGAAGAGGGAAGGGTGCGCCTCCTGGCCGAAGCGCGGCAGGCATTACGCCCCGATTTCGGTCTGGTGGTGGGTCGCCACGAGATCGACTACTTGCGACCGCTGTACTACGCCATCGAACCCGTGGCGATGGACGTCTGGGTGGATCGGATCGGTACGGCGTCGTTCACGTTCGGGTGCGAGATCCGCGACGCGTCGGGCGAGGTTGCTGTGCGAGCCCAGACGGTCGTTGTGTGCATTGTGCGCGACGGTTCCGGATCGATGCCGCTGCCTCAGGCTGCTCGGGACGCGTTGGCGCGGTACCTGATCTGA
- a CDS encoding globin codes for MPDVTRYDRLGGEQFFTALVAGFYSRVAGDDLLRPMYPEPDLGPAERRLRLFLMQYWGGPTTYGEERGHPRLRMRHAPFPVDLAARDRWLALMHESLQDNGGDLDPEVRDELWRYLESAADAMMNVNPALE; via the coding sequence GTGCCCGATGTGACGCGATACGACCGACTGGGTGGCGAGCAGTTTTTCACCGCGCTCGTGGCCGGCTTCTATTCGCGCGTTGCGGGCGACGACCTCCTGCGGCCCATGTACCCCGAGCCAGACCTCGGCCCCGCGGAACGCCGACTACGCCTGTTCTTGATGCAGTACTGGGGTGGCCCCACAACCTACGGCGAAGAACGCGGCCATCCACGACTGCGAATGCGCCACGCACCGTTTCCCGTCGACCTGGCAGCGCGCGACCGGTGGCTCGCGCTGATGCACGAATCACTGCAGGACAACGGTGGCGACCTCGATCCCGAGGTCCGCGACGAACTGTGGCGCTATCTGGAATCCGCCGCCGACGCGATGATGAACGTCAACCCCGCGCTGGAGTGA
- a CDS encoding SDR family oxidoreductase, with protein MDRTDSPLYLVTGASGYIGGRLIPLLVATGARVRILARHPDGLRQREWFGDVEVVAGDAMDPQDMDRAMTGVDVAYYLMHSLSNHADFELMERDMALTFARAARDNDVHRIVYLGGMIPAGDTKLSPHLRSRAQVGEILRTSGVPTIEFRAAVIIGSGSASFEMLRYLTERLPAMITPRWVRTRTQPIAVRDVLHYLVAAATVPGTVNRDFDIGGPDVMTYQSMMQEFAAVAGLRSRIILPINLLSPGLSSHWVGLVTPVPRGIARPLVESLKVPVVCRDHSVAEIIPDPPQGLLPYRTAVGLALARVREANVTTRWSSASVAGAPAEPLPTDPDWAGGSLYTDVREVCVAADQVDTFAVVDGIGGERGWFAANWMWEIRGAMDRVVGGVGLRRGRRDPDHTQVGDALDFWRVEERIEPELLRLRAEMKLPGLAWLEWHVEPQADGTHLTQKATFHPRGLAGHAYWWSVAPFHAFVFKPMVRRIARAAELRTARRPRTTPDDASPLEVAAAS; from the coding sequence GGATCGCACGGATTCCCCCCTGTACCTCGTCACCGGCGCATCCGGCTACATCGGCGGGCGGCTGATTCCCCTGCTGGTGGCCACCGGTGCCCGCGTGCGCATCCTGGCGCGCCATCCCGACGGACTGCGCCAGCGCGAATGGTTCGGCGATGTCGAGGTGGTCGCCGGTGACGCCATGGATCCGCAGGACATGGATCGGGCCATGACGGGTGTCGATGTTGCCTACTACCTGATGCATTCGCTGAGCAACCACGCCGACTTCGAGTTGATGGAGCGCGATATGGCGCTCACGTTCGCCCGAGCGGCCCGCGACAACGATGTGCATCGCATCGTCTATCTGGGCGGGATGATCCCAGCAGGTGACACCAAGTTGTCCCCACATCTGCGCAGCCGCGCGCAGGTGGGGGAAATCCTGAGAACGAGCGGCGTTCCCACGATCGAGTTCCGCGCGGCGGTGATCATCGGATCCGGATCGGCGAGTTTCGAGATGCTGCGCTACCTGACCGAGCGATTGCCCGCGATGATCACCCCGCGCTGGGTCCGCACCCGCACGCAGCCGATCGCGGTGCGCGATGTCCTGCACTATCTGGTCGCGGCGGCGACGGTCCCCGGCACGGTCAACCGGGACTTCGACATCGGTGGTCCCGACGTCATGACCTACCAGTCGATGATGCAGGAGTTCGCCGCAGTCGCTGGACTGCGCTCCCGGATCATCCTGCCGATCAACCTGTTGAGTCCTGGCCTGTCCAGCCACTGGGTCGGCCTCGTGACCCCGGTCCCCCGCGGCATCGCTCGACCGCTCGTCGAGTCACTGAAGGTACCGGTCGTGTGTCGGGACCACTCGGTCGCCGAGATCATCCCTGATCCACCCCAAGGCTTGCTCCCTTACCGCACGGCTGTCGGCTTGGCGTTGGCCCGGGTGCGCGAGGCCAACGTGACAACCCGGTGGTCCAGCGCTTCAGTCGCAGGCGCACCGGCTGAGCCGCTGCCCACCGACCCCGACTGGGCGGGTGGTTCGCTGTACACCGACGTTCGGGAAGTCTGTGTGGCAGCCGATCAGGTGGACACTTTCGCCGTGGTGGACGGCATCGGCGGGGAGCGTGGCTGGTTCGCGGCGAACTGGATGTGGGAGATCCGGGGAGCGATGGATCGGGTCGTGGGCGGTGTCGGGCTACGTCGCGGGCGGCGCGACCCCGATCACACGCAGGTGGGCGACGCCTTGGACTTCTGGCGCGTCGAAGAGCGGATCGAACCCGAATTGCTTCGACTTCGGGCAGAGATGAAACTGCCCGGCTTGGCGTGGCTCGAATGGCATGTCGAACCACAAGCGGATGGCACCCACCTGACGCAGAAAGCCACATTCCACCCGCGGGGACTGGCGGGACACGCCTACTGGTGGTCCGTGGCTCCGTTCCACGCGTTCGTCTTCAAGCCGATGGTGCGCCGCATCGCGCGGGCAGCCGAACTACGCACCGCTCGTCGACCTCGCACAACACCCGACGATGCATCGCCTCTCGAGGTGGCGGCCGCATCCTGA
- a CDS encoding ECF transporter S component, which translates to MTTPMRLNARSTVVLTIVSVIGLEMFVWPLFADVDSELAHSTDAPLVFALVMAMLVVVLATEVTSGHLDAKALAMLGVLAATAAVLRPLGSGVSGFQPMFIVLILGGRALGPGFGFSLGLVSMFGSALLTGGVGPWLPFQMLGAAWLGMFAGLLPRATGRAEVALLAGYGAVSGILYGFLLNMWLWPFLMAGDAGISYVAGAPVTENLSRFLAFCLVTSLGFDIPRALGNVLLIAFAGGPLLRSIRRVTRKANFAATPVFEDTVVSTPP; encoded by the coding sequence ATGACGACTCCCATGCGGCTGAACGCCCGATCCACGGTCGTCCTGACCATCGTGTCGGTCATCGGACTCGAGATGTTCGTATGGCCGCTCTTTGCAGATGTGGACTCCGAGCTGGCTCACAGCACCGATGCGCCGTTGGTGTTCGCACTGGTAATGGCCATGCTTGTCGTGGTGCTCGCGACCGAGGTGACGTCGGGGCACCTGGACGCCAAAGCCTTGGCCATGCTCGGTGTCTTGGCGGCTACGGCCGCGGTGCTGCGGCCGCTCGGCTCCGGGGTCTCCGGGTTTCAGCCGATGTTCATCGTGTTGATCCTCGGGGGTCGTGCGTTGGGGCCCGGCTTCGGTTTCAGTCTCGGGCTGGTGTCGATGTTCGGATCGGCTCTGCTGACCGGTGGTGTGGGCCCCTGGCTACCTTTCCAGATGCTGGGGGCGGCGTGGTTGGGGATGTTCGCCGGACTGCTGCCTCGCGCCACTGGCCGGGCGGAGGTGGCGCTGCTGGCGGGGTACGGGGCCGTGTCCGGGATCCTGTACGGGTTCTTGTTGAACATGTGGTTGTGGCCCTTTCTCATGGCCGGGGACGCCGGCATCTCCTACGTCGCCGGGGCACCCGTGACCGAGAATCTGAGCCGGTTCCTGGCGTTCTGCCTGGTGACTTCGCTGGGCTTCGACATTCCCCGGGCGCTGGGCAATGTGCTGCTGATCGCTTTCGCCGGTGGCCCGCTCTTGCGCAGCATCCGCCGGGTGACGCGGAAGGCGAACTTCGCCGCAACCCCGGTGTTCGAGGACACTGTGGTCTCCACACCACCGTAA
- a CDS encoding ATP-binding cassette domain-containing protein, with protein sequence MITFDNVTFTYGAEREPVLSGVDIAVPESELALLVGPTGCGKSTLLKCVNGLAPHFTGGTLRGRVTVAGLSTADRPPRDLADVVGYVPQDPQHGFVTDIVEDELAYTMECLAVPADVMRRRVEETLDLLGIADLRDRSLRTLSGGQRQRVAIGSVLTAHPKVLILDEPTSALDPQAAEEVLATVQRLVHDLALTVLLSEHRLERVIQYADRVLLIDERGRVADYADPSDAMAVSQLVPPVVDLGKWANWTPLPLSIRDARRAAVMLRAELPPPGSPVGGHVGAVVADVSRASRSWGSVQALRSASLNVCAGDVVALMGRNGAGKSTLLALLSGQDRPGGGTVRVSGRDPADLRGRELVSTVGLVPQEPQDLLWAETVAAECEGADRDAGAAAGTAWGLFTTLHPNTDPETHPNDLSEGTRLALVLAIMLTGDPDLLLLDEPTRGLDYLAKQRLAALLRERAQRGTAIVIATHDVELVADVCSRMVMLADGEVVLDTDARSGAASSPAFAPQVAKVLAPLPYLTVTEVKDAMAGRA encoded by the coding sequence GTGATCACCTTCGACAACGTGACCTTCACCTATGGGGCCGAGCGTGAGCCTGTCCTGAGCGGGGTCGACATCGCTGTTCCCGAAAGCGAGCTGGCCCTGCTGGTCGGGCCCACCGGCTGCGGAAAGTCGACACTGCTGAAGTGCGTGAACGGACTGGCTCCCCATTTCACGGGAGGCACGCTGCGCGGCAGGGTGACCGTGGCCGGACTCAGCACCGCTGATCGACCACCCCGGGATCTGGCGGATGTGGTGGGTTACGTTCCGCAAGATCCGCAGCACGGGTTCGTCACGGACATCGTCGAGGACGAACTCGCGTACACGATGGAATGCCTCGCCGTGCCCGCCGATGTGATGCGCCGCCGCGTCGAGGAGACACTCGACCTGCTCGGGATCGCGGACCTCCGCGACCGCTCGCTGCGCACTCTGTCCGGCGGACAACGCCAGCGCGTGGCGATCGGTTCCGTGCTCACCGCGCATCCCAAGGTCCTGATTCTCGATGAGCCCACCTCGGCGCTGGACCCTCAGGCGGCAGAGGAGGTACTGGCGACTGTCCAACGCCTGGTTCACGACCTGGCTCTGACCGTTCTGCTGTCCGAACACCGCCTGGAGCGGGTCATTCAATACGCAGATCGAGTCCTGCTCATCGACGAAAGGGGACGAGTCGCGGACTACGCGGACCCATCGGATGCGATGGCCGTGTCGCAGTTGGTGCCCCCGGTGGTGGATCTGGGCAAGTGGGCGAACTGGACGCCGCTGCCACTGTCGATCCGTGATGCCCGTCGCGCTGCCGTGATGTTGCGCGCGGAACTGCCACCACCCGGTTCCCCGGTAGGTGGCCACGTAGGAGCTGTTGTTGCCGACGTGTCGCGCGCGTCGCGAAGCTGGGGATCAGTGCAGGCGCTGCGATCCGCTTCCCTGAACGTATGCGCGGGCGATGTCGTCGCGCTCATGGGACGCAACGGTGCCGGCAAGTCGACGCTTCTCGCTCTGCTGTCCGGACAGGACCGACCCGGCGGGGGGACGGTCCGGGTGAGTGGCCGCGACCCCGCCGACCTGCGGGGTCGGGAGCTCGTCAGCACCGTCGGCCTCGTCCCGCAGGAGCCGCAGGACCTGTTGTGGGCAGAGACTGTGGCAGCGGAGTGTGAAGGGGCGGATCGCGACGCGGGTGCTGCGGCCGGGACCGCATGGGGTCTATTCACCACACTGCACCCGAACACCGATCCGGAGACTCATCCCAACGACCTGTCCGAGGGCACGAGGCTGGCGCTCGTCCTGGCGATCATGCTCACCGGGGATCCGGATCTGTTGCTATTGGACGAACCAACACGCGGGCTGGACTACCTGGCCAAGCAACGACTGGCGGCGCTGTTGCGCGAGCGCGCCCAGCGCGGCACTGCGATCGTGATCGCGACGCACGACGTCGAGTTGGTTGCGGACGTGTGCTCGCGGATGGTGATGCTCGCGGATGGTGAGGTGGTGCTCGACACCGACGCCCGCAGCGGGGCGGCATCATCCCCCGCGTTCGCCCCCCAGGTGGCCAAGGTCTTAGCGCCGCTGCCCTATCTGACCGTGACTGAGGTCAAGGATGCGATGGCAGGTCGCGCATGA
- a CDS encoding GAF domain-containing protein: MTADAALRQRRLQACNQLLQLPSSTPESDMLRQAVDLAVELTGSTIGYGHFVNPDQDSIDLCAWSSGLRDHCTAAPAQHHPISEGGRWAESARTRRPYIDNDPADAPESRSLPEGHSPLRRQLGVPVLAAGGICLLMGVANKKEPYDQDDVETCQIIADQAWETSLRLRSYREAQNRPERLREAQEPRSAVDLVLWDWDPVTGSLSWDDSAGSVAPFLADPSRSWAGLRHILDHGSRAALDEMLAGPPQGQFKLRLVGYSAGLQVLRLDAVWGDRLEGHGRVLRGTLMNITAQEAERDAEYRATHDDLTGLPNLTWLLGHLKTHVGDGQNRRQGALALHLISLGGIETVATAHGQAVANAIIVQGGHRLGTLTRDTDQVVRMEGDRLALVQSGPVEEDAARQLADRAQRVLVGLPDGDTLHVRIGVAIWHPGEGVDDLVAQAEGALAESVRSEVDVVVAS, encoded by the coding sequence ATGACGGCGGATGCGGCTTTGCGTCAACGGCGACTGCAAGCGTGCAACCAGTTGTTGCAGTTGCCCTCATCGACACCGGAGTCCGACATGCTGCGCCAGGCGGTGGACCTGGCCGTTGAGTTGACCGGCAGCACCATCGGATATGGGCACTTCGTCAATCCCGACCAGGACAGCATCGACCTGTGCGCGTGGTCGAGCGGCCTGCGCGATCACTGCACGGCTGCGCCGGCCCAACACCATCCCATTTCTGAGGGAGGCCGGTGGGCGGAGAGTGCCCGCACCCGGCGCCCCTACATCGACAACGACCCCGCTGACGCACCCGAATCCCGCAGCCTTCCCGAGGGGCATTCCCCTCTGAGGCGCCAACTCGGAGTGCCCGTGCTGGCAGCCGGTGGTATCTGCCTGCTGATGGGGGTGGCGAACAAGAAGGAACCGTACGACCAGGACGACGTGGAAACGTGCCAGATCATCGCGGACCAGGCCTGGGAGACTTCGCTGCGACTGCGGTCCTATCGCGAAGCCCAAAATCGGCCGGAACGACTGAGGGAAGCGCAGGAACCACGGTCGGCGGTCGACCTGGTCCTGTGGGACTGGGACCCTGTGACCGGCTCGTTGTCCTGGGACGACTCCGCTGGTTCGGTCGCGCCGTTCCTCGCGGATCCGTCAAGGAGTTGGGCCGGGTTGCGGCACATTCTCGATCACGGGTCGCGGGCAGCGCTCGACGAGATGTTGGCAGGCCCGCCCCAGGGCCAGTTCAAGTTGCGTCTCGTCGGATATTCCGCGGGCCTTCAGGTGCTGCGGTTGGATGCCGTGTGGGGGGACCGTTTGGAAGGGCATGGGCGGGTCCTGCGCGGCACCCTGATGAACATCACCGCGCAGGAGGCCGAGCGGGACGCCGAGTACCGCGCCACTCACGACGACCTCACGGGACTGCCCAACCTAACGTGGTTGCTCGGCCATCTGAAGACGCACGTTGGCGATGGGCAGAACCGACGCCAGGGCGCGCTGGCGCTGCACCTGATCTCCCTTGGCGGGATCGAGACTGTTGCGACCGCTCACGGTCAGGCCGTGGCCAACGCGATCATCGTTCAGGGCGGCCATCGGCTAGGAACGCTCACCCGGGACACGGACCAGGTTGTGCGGATGGAGGGGGACCGGCTCGCACTGGTGCAATCTGGACCGGTCGAAGAGGATGCCGCCCGCCAGTTGGCGGATCGGGCTCAACGGGTTCTGGTCGGCTTGCCCGACGGTGACACCCTGCACGTGCGCATCGGGGTCGCCATCTGGCATCCCGGTGAAGGCGTTGACGATCTCGTCGCACAAGCTGAAGGGGCGTTGGCCGAGTCCGTTCGCTCGGAGGTCGATGTGGTGGTGGCCTCGTAG
- the ettA gene encoding energy-dependent translational throttle protein EttA, which translates to MAEFIYTLQKARKAHGDKVVLDDVTLSFLPGAKIGVVGPNGAGKSSLLKLMAGLDQPSNGEARLSPGATVGILEQEPELDPDKTVLENIEVGVAATKALIDRYNEISAQMADPDADFDKLMAEMGTLQEQIDHKDAWDLDSQLEQAMDALRCPAPDADVTVLSGGERRRVALCRLLLEQPDLLLLDEPTNHLDAESVQWLEQHLEKYPGTVVGITHDRYFLDNVAQWILELDRGRAYPYEGNYSTYLEKKAARLKVEGQKDVKMQKRLTDELEWVRSNAKARQTKSRSRLQRYEEMATEAEKTRKLDFEEIQIPPGPRLGNLVVEADHLTKAFDDRVLIDDLSFSLPRNGLVGVIGPNGVGKTTLFRMIVAASQGGSDDKAELPTSGDLRVGDTVKLSYVDQSRAGLDPTKNVWEVVSDGLDWIKVGNVEMPSRAYVGAFGFKGPDQQKPAKVLSGGERNRLNLALTLKQGGNVLLLDEPTNDLDVETLSSLENALLDFPGCAVITSHDRWFLDRVATHILAYEGDSQWFWFEGNFDSYERNKVERLGPEAARPHRATYRKLTRD; encoded by the coding sequence ATGGCGGAATTCATCTACACCCTTCAGAAGGCGCGCAAAGCACACGGTGACAAGGTCGTCCTGGACGACGTGACCCTGTCGTTCCTGCCCGGTGCCAAGATCGGTGTCGTCGGCCCGAACGGCGCCGGAAAGTCAAGTCTGTTGAAACTCATGGCCGGTCTGGACCAGCCCTCCAACGGCGAGGCGCGGCTGAGTCCGGGAGCCACGGTCGGCATCCTCGAACAGGAACCCGAACTCGACCCGGACAAGACCGTCTTGGAGAACATCGAGGTCGGGGTCGCCGCCACCAAGGCTCTCATCGACCGCTACAACGAGATCTCGGCCCAGATGGCCGACCCCGACGCGGACTTCGACAAGTTGATGGCCGAGATGGGCACGCTGCAGGAACAGATCGACCACAAAGATGCCTGGGACCTGGACTCGCAGTTGGAGCAGGCGATGGATGCCCTGCGATGCCCAGCGCCGGACGCCGACGTCACGGTGTTGTCCGGTGGCGAGCGCCGCCGGGTCGCACTGTGTCGGCTCCTACTGGAACAGCCCGACCTGCTCCTGCTCGACGAGCCGACGAACCACCTCGATGCCGAAAGTGTGCAATGGCTCGAGCAGCACTTGGAGAAATACCCGGGCACTGTCGTCGGCATCACCCACGACCGCTACTTCCTGGACAACGTGGCCCAGTGGATCCTCGAGTTGGACCGCGGCCGTGCCTACCCCTATGAGGGCAACTACTCGACCTACCTCGAGAAGAAGGCCGCGCGGCTGAAAGTCGAGGGCCAGAAAGACGTGAAGATGCAGAAGCGTCTGACCGATGAACTCGAATGGGTGAGGTCGAACGCCAAAGCCCGGCAGACCAAGTCCCGGTCCCGCCTGCAGCGCTACGAGGAGATGGCCACCGAAGCCGAGAAGACCCGCAAACTCGACTTCGAAGAGATCCAGATTCCGCCCGGACCACGCCTGGGCAACCTCGTCGTCGAAGCTGATCACCTCACCAAGGCGTTTGACGACCGCGTCCTGATCGACGACCTGTCGTTCTCGCTGCCACGCAACGGGCTCGTCGGTGTCATCGGTCCCAACGGCGTCGGCAAGACGACACTGTTCCGTATGATCGTCGCCGCCTCACAGGGTGGATCGGACGACAAGGCAGAACTGCCGACATCCGGAGATCTTCGGGTGGGCGACACCGTCAAGCTGTCCTACGTCGACCAATCCCGCGCCGGACTGGACCCCACCAAGAACGTGTGGGAGGTCGTGTCGGACGGGCTCGACTGGATCAAGGTCGGCAACGTCGAGATGCCGTCGCGGGCCTACGTGGGTGCGTTCGGCTTCAAAGGGCCCGACCAGCAGAAGCCGGCCAAGGTGTTGTCCGGTGGCGAGCGCAACCGGCTCAATCTGGCGCTGACGTTGAAGCAGGGCGGCAACGTACTGCTGCTCGACGAACCGACGAACGACCTCGATGTCGAGACCCTGAGCAGCCTGGAGAACGCACTTCTCGACTTCCCGGGCTGTGCGGTGATCACCTCCCACGACCGCTGGTTCCTCGATCGTGTAGCGACTCACATCCTGGCCTACGAGGGCGACTCGCAGTGGTTCTGGTTCGAGGGCAACTTCGACTCGTACGAGAGGAACAAGGTGGAGCGACTCGGCCCCGAAGCTGCCCGACCGCACCGGGCCACGTACCGCAAACTCACCCGCGACTGA